In Bordetella holmesii ATCC 51541, the following proteins share a genomic window:
- the pheT gene encoding phenylalanine--tRNA ligase, beta subunit, whose product MQFSESWLRTLVNPAIATEELAHQLTMAGLEVEETHSAAPAFSGVVVARIAEIAPHPDADKLRVCQVDDGSGALLQIVCGAPNAAAGLVVPLARVGAELPGGMKIGVAKMRGVASSGMLCSARELGLSQDHGGLLELSADLKPGTDIRQALDLDDTLFVLKLTPNRADCLSILGVAREVAALTGAPLAAPQAAAVAVTIDDRLAVNVEAPDLCGRFAGRVIRGVNARAATPEWMKTRLERAGQRSVSALVDISNYVMLEVGRPSHVFDLDKIQGDLTVRWAKKGERLELLSGTHVELDEKVGVITAGPIVESMAGIMGGEATAVTLDTRNIYLEAAFWWPGAIAGRARRYKFSSEASHRFERGVDYGSIPEHIELITALILDICGGQAGPVDDQIINLPKREPVRMRLARCHRVLGVPVSHAEVAQIFGRLGLAFAADGDDFVVTPPSYRFDIEIEEDLIEEVARIYGFERIPSVPPVARAKMHAQPEVRHGQHAMRRAVAARDYQEVVNYSFVQADWERDYAGNDNPVRLLNPIASHLSVMRSSLIAGLVAIVRHNANRKQSRVRLFELGRVFQRDAQLADGPLEVAGVRQPLKLAGVAWGPASEEQWGEPVRQVDFFDVKMDVETLFGKRASQLRFVAERHPAMHPGVPPVSNWPGSLSAGWVSCILSGRARPIWLTRPWFSSWTSRPWPRASCRWCASSRASLWCSAIWRCGSTNPCNCRRCWIPLPH is encoded by the coding sequence ATGCAATTTTCCGAATCCTGGCTGCGCACGCTGGTCAATCCGGCCATCGCCACCGAAGAACTCGCGCATCAGCTCACCATGGCGGGGCTGGAAGTCGAAGAGACCCATTCCGCCGCGCCGGCATTCAGCGGTGTGGTGGTGGCCCGTATCGCGGAAATCGCTCCGCACCCGGACGCTGACAAACTGCGCGTGTGCCAGGTCGATGACGGCAGTGGCGCGTTGCTGCAAATCGTCTGCGGCGCACCCAACGCTGCCGCCGGTCTCGTGGTGCCCCTGGCCCGCGTGGGTGCGGAACTGCCTGGCGGCATGAAGATAGGCGTGGCCAAGATGCGCGGTGTGGCCTCCTCGGGCATGCTGTGCTCGGCGCGCGAGCTGGGTCTGTCGCAGGACCACGGCGGTTTGTTGGAACTATCTGCTGACCTCAAACCCGGCACGGACATTCGCCAGGCCCTGGATCTGGACGACACGCTGTTCGTGCTCAAGCTCACGCCCAATCGTGCGGATTGTCTGTCCATTCTGGGCGTGGCGCGGGAAGTGGCCGCGCTGACTGGCGCGCCGCTGGCTGCGCCGCAGGCCGCTGCCGTTGCCGTTACGATAGACGACCGGCTGGCCGTGAATGTCGAGGCGCCGGATCTCTGCGGCCGCTTCGCAGGCCGAGTGATCCGAGGTGTGAATGCGCGCGCTGCGACACCGGAGTGGATGAAGACCCGCCTGGAACGGGCCGGTCAACGCTCGGTTTCGGCGCTGGTGGATATTTCCAATTATGTGATGCTCGAAGTCGGGCGTCCTTCGCACGTCTTTGACCTGGACAAGATTCAGGGCGATCTGACCGTGCGCTGGGCCAAGAAAGGCGAGCGCCTGGAGCTGCTCAGCGGCACCCATGTCGAATTGGACGAAAAGGTCGGCGTGATCACGGCCGGTCCCATCGTCGAGAGCATGGCTGGCATCATGGGTGGCGAGGCCACCGCAGTAACACTCGATACGCGCAATATCTATCTGGAGGCGGCGTTCTGGTGGCCGGGGGCCATCGCGGGTCGTGCGCGTCGCTACAAATTCAGCTCCGAGGCCAGTCATCGCTTCGAGCGTGGTGTCGACTACGGCAGCATCCCCGAGCATATCGAACTCATCACGGCGCTGATTCTGGACATCTGTGGCGGCCAGGCCGGACCGGTCGACGATCAGATCATCAATCTGCCCAAGCGCGAGCCAGTGCGCATGCGCCTGGCGCGCTGCCATCGTGTGTTGGGCGTGCCGGTCTCGCACGCAGAAGTGGCACAGATCTTTGGCCGCCTCGGCCTGGCGTTTGCCGCCGACGGAGATGACTTCGTTGTCACGCCGCCCTCCTATCGCTTTGATATCGAGATCGAAGAGGATCTGATCGAAGAAGTCGCTCGCATCTACGGTTTCGAGCGTATCCCCAGCGTGCCGCCCGTGGCGCGTGCCAAGATGCACGCACAGCCGGAAGTGCGCCATGGGCAGCATGCCATGCGGCGCGCCGTGGCCGCGCGCGACTATCAAGAAGTGGTCAACTACAGTTTCGTACAAGCGGACTGGGAGCGTGACTACGCGGGCAATGACAACCCCGTGCGCCTGCTCAATCCGATCGCCAGCCATCTTTCGGTGATGCGTTCGAGCCTGATCGCCGGCCTGGTGGCCATCGTGCGGCACAACGCCAATCGTAAACAATCGCGTGTGCGCCTGTTCGAGTTGGGGCGGGTGTTCCAGCGCGACGCGCAATTGGCTGACGGCCCGCTCGAAGTGGCGGGTGTGCGGCAGCCGTTGAAGCTGGCCGGCGTGGCCTGGGGTCCTGCCAGCGAAGAGCAATGGGGTGAACCTGTCCGTCAGGTTGATTTCTTCGATGTCAAAATGGACGTCGAGACGCTCTTTGGCAAACGAGCCAGCCAACTGCGCTTTGTCGCCGAGCGCCATCCGGCCATGCATCCGGGCGTGCCGCCCGTATCGAACTGGCCGGGCAGCTTGTCGGCTGGGTGGGTGAGTTGCATCCTCAGTGGGCGCGCCAGGCCGATCTGGCTCACGCGCCCGTGGTTTTCGAGCTGGACGTCACGGCCCTGGCCCAGGGCGAGCTGCCGGTGGTGCGCGAGCTCTCGCGCCAGCCTGTGGTGCAGCGCGATCTGGCGTTGTGGGTCGACGAATCCGTGCAACTGCAGGCGATGCTGGATACCGTTGCCACACTGA
- a CDS encoding ferredoxin-fold anticodon binding domain protein translates to MLDTVATLIKAEPQLAVVQDIQLFDVWRDKPHEAEPVAEKSLAFRFWLQDTAVTLDEARVAECISRIKDALVSAHGARQRV, encoded by the coding sequence ATGCTGGATACCGTTGCCACACTGATCAAGGCCGAGCCGCAACTGGCGGTGGTGCAGGATATCCAGTTGTTTGATGTGTGGCGCGACAAGCCTCACGAGGCAGAGCCGGTGGCCGAGAAAAGCCTTGCTTTCCGTTTCTGGCTCCAGGACACTGCGGTTACATTGGATGAGGCGCGGGTCGCCGAGTGCATCAGCCGCATCAAGGATGCCCTAGTCAGCGCGCACGGCGCGCGTCAACGGGTTTGA
- the ihfA gene encoding integration host factor, alpha subunit — protein MLAEPRTLTKAELAELLFERVGLNKREAKDIVDTFFEEIREALARGDSVKLSGFGNFQVRDKPPRPGRNPKTGETIPIAARRVVTFHASQKLKSIVEQSGGPLDVSDDDDSAE, from the coding sequence ATGCTTGCCGAGCCGCGCACGCTCACCAAGGCCGAGCTGGCCGAACTGCTCTTTGAGCGGGTCGGTCTTAATAAGCGCGAGGCCAAAGATATCGTGGACACCTTCTTCGAAGAGATCCGCGAAGCGCTGGCGCGAGGCGACTCGGTCAAGCTCTCCGGCTTTGGTAATTTCCAGGTCCGGGATAAGCCGCCACGTCCCGGCCGCAATCCCAAGACCGGAGAAACCATCCCGATCGCCGCCCGGCGCGTGGTGACGTTTCATGCGAGTCAGAAACTGAAAAGCATCGTCGAGCAAAGTGGCGGCCCCTTGGACGTCTCCGATGATGATGACTCGGCAGAGTGA
- a CDS encoding merR HTH regulatory family protein has product MLRYWEQEFTQLKPVKRRGNRRYYQHHEVLLIRRIRSLLYEQGFTISGARNRLGDTRDALHDSAEAAVRLSATELKSLRAELNDISASLSLAVNQPAAH; this is encoded by the coding sequence GTGCTTCGGTACTGGGAGCAGGAGTTCACGCAGCTCAAACCGGTCAAGCGGCGCGGCAACCGCCGCTACTACCAGCACCATGAAGTGCTGCTCATCCGCCGTATCCGCTCTTTGCTTTATGAGCAGGGCTTTACCATCAGCGGCGCACGTAACCGCCTGGGTGATACGCGCGATGCGTTGCACGATAGCGCCGAAGCTGCAGTAAGGCTGTCAGCCACCGAGCTGAAATCCTTGCGTGCTGAGTTGAATGATATTTCCGCAAGCTTGAGTCTGGCAGTCAATCAGCCGGCTGCGCACTAA
- a CDS encoding dltD central region family protein — protein MLKRYASALLGTTSRMRLAMSVYRGSLPPARVDVRAIMFLARFVATLVRSHRLRFEPVSAGSSDKERPELGTTQMGRGRAHVLAVLAAVATLAMLRWLLPEGSIAPQAIVSGHVSNLGANYPTQLGTLQRLGRALEHGEAVVLLSSSELTSSDLRFIPYNFLGKELAAPVTAYGHAYFQSLGMYFLLASLEEKLSAQSRVVIMVSPGWFDSRGLDRAAFKEHVLPLLPHLVQRADTRDALLH, from the coding sequence TTGCTCAAGCGCTACGCATCTGCCCTGCTTGGCACGACCTCGCGCATGCGCCTGGCCATGTCGGTGTACCGCGGGAGTCTTCCTCCTGCACGTGTCGACGTGCGCGCAATCATGTTCCTGGCCAGGTTCGTTGCTACACTCGTGCGCTCGCACCGCCTGAGGTTCGAGCCCGTGTCCGCCGGGTCGAGCGACAAGGAGCGCCCGGAATTGGGAACGACGCAAATGGGACGTGGCCGTGCGCATGTGCTGGCCGTGCTGGCAGCAGTGGCCACCCTGGCCATGCTGCGGTGGCTGCTGCCTGAGGGCAGCATCGCGCCGCAGGCGATCGTCTCCGGTCATGTGAGCAATCTGGGGGCCAACTACCCGACCCAGTTGGGCACACTGCAGCGTCTGGGCCGAGCGCTCGAGCACGGCGAGGCGGTCGTGCTGCTGAGCTCGTCCGAGCTGACCAGCTCCGATCTGCGCTTCATACCCTACAACTTCCTCGGCAAGGAACTGGCCGCGCCTGTCACCGCCTACGGGCATGCCTACTTTCAATCGCTAGGCATGTACTTCCTGCTGGCGTCTCTGGAGGAAAAACTGTCTGCGCAATCGCGGGTCGTAATCATGGTCTCTCCAGGATGGTTCGATTCCCGCGGCCTGGATCGCGCAGCGTTCAAGGAACATGTACTGCCGTTACTGCCTCATCTTGTTCAGCGAGCAGATACGCGAGACGCCTTACTGCACTAG
- a CDS encoding bacterial regulatory s, gntR family protein, with protein MVGVSRLNCVAPMLSAPGDGHGPIATWIASVSLCVLFLYAKIYKTSETSMPIPARHSQAHAAYTEIKRRILAGMFTPSDRLREVEVADMLAIGRTPVREALKRIQDEGLITHEPGRGLVVTTMDQQEVGELYSMREVLEGAAAAFAARHATDAEIANMQALLDEGDHGDPVAQNLRFHEAIYSAAYNRYLLRSLQSLTETTYLLGRSTLSSPERASRSHHEHQAIVQAIRARDVQGAQDAARHHIHQALLERLKMLRQG; from the coding sequence ATGGTTGGTGTGTCGCGCCTGAATTGCGTCGCTCCGATGCTCTCGGCACCGGGCGATGGGCACGGGCCCATCGCCACTTGGATCGCCAGCGTTTCCTTGTGCGTTCTTTTTTTGTATGCAAAAATATACAAAACAAGCGAGACCTCCATGCCTATTCCCGCGCGTCATTCCCAGGCCCACGCGGCCTACACCGAGATCAAGCGCCGCATCCTGGCCGGGATGTTCACGCCTAGCGATCGGCTGCGGGAGGTAGAGGTTGCCGATATGCTGGCCATCGGCCGAACACCCGTACGCGAAGCCCTCAAGCGCATCCAGGATGAGGGCTTGATCACGCATGAGCCGGGCAGGGGGCTGGTGGTCACGACCATGGATCAGCAGGAGGTCGGAGAGCTGTACTCCATGCGCGAGGTACTAGAAGGCGCCGCTGCTGCCTTCGCGGCGCGCCATGCCACCGATGCCGAGATCGCCAACATGCAGGCCTTGCTCGATGAGGGAGATCACGGAGATCCTGTCGCCCAGAACCTGCGTTTTCACGAGGCGATCTATAGCGCGGCGTACAACCGGTACCTGTTGCGCTCACTGCAGTCTCTGACGGAAACCACCTACCTGCTCGGACGCAGCACGCTGAGCTCGCCTGAGCGGGCAAGCCGGTCTCACCATGAACACCAAGCCATCGTGCAGGCCATACGCGCTCGCGATGTGCAGGGTGCTCAGGATGCCGCAAGGCATCATATTCACCAGGCCCTGCTGGAACGCCTAAAGATGCTGCGTCAGGGGTAA
- a CDS encoding tripartite tricarboxylate transporter receptor family protein yields MKQFNICPQRLLAGLALVLPTFFVSGAASAEDYPSHPITLVVPFSAGGGTDSIARDVARTLSDRLGQPVVVENRGCGGGPIGATLVANARPDGYTLLFATSTFVTNAAAEISTNYDVIKSFTPIAMLGRGPLFVVSAKDLKLKSVADLRTLAAKPDAELNFCSAGNGSINHLAGELFKQKTQAAMTHVPYKGSGPATVDLLAGRVQVFFATVPTILSQVRDQRMDLLAVTGKERSPLFPDTPTVAESGIADFDITTWWGVLAPAGTPPAIIGKLNAAINDAAADKLVADRLRHEGAQAIRGTPDDFGQALATELQMWQGVVKQSGMALD; encoded by the coding sequence ATGAAGCAGTTCAATATATGCCCGCAGCGTTTGCTGGCGGGGCTGGCCTTGGTATTGCCTACGTTTTTTGTGTCGGGCGCAGCCAGCGCGGAAGATTACCCCAGTCACCCGATCACGTTGGTGGTCCCGTTTTCTGCCGGAGGCGGAACGGACAGTATTGCGCGCGATGTAGCGCGGACCCTGTCGGACAGATTGGGCCAGCCCGTCGTGGTGGAGAACCGGGGCTGTGGAGGCGGCCCCATCGGCGCGACGCTGGTCGCCAATGCCCGTCCCGATGGTTATACCCTGCTGTTTGCGACATCGACCTTCGTGACCAATGCGGCGGCGGAAATCAGTACCAACTATGACGTGATTAAGTCCTTCACACCGATTGCGATGCTGGGCCGCGGTCCGCTGTTCGTGGTCAGCGCCAAGGATCTGAAACTGAAATCCGTTGCCGATTTGCGGACGCTCGCGGCCAAGCCCGATGCCGAACTGAACTTCTGCTCGGCGGGCAACGGCAGCATCAATCACCTGGCCGGCGAGTTGTTCAAGCAGAAAACGCAGGCGGCCATGACGCATGTGCCGTACAAGGGCAGCGGGCCGGCCACGGTCGACTTGCTGGCTGGTCGCGTGCAAGTGTTCTTCGCTACCGTGCCGACCATTCTTTCGCAAGTCCGCGATCAGCGCATGGATCTGCTGGCCGTCACCGGCAAGGAGCGTTCGCCGCTGTTTCCGGACACGCCCACGGTGGCCGAATCCGGCATCGCCGACTTCGACATCACGACCTGGTGGGGCGTGCTCGCGCCGGCTGGCACACCGCCGGCCATCATCGGCAAGCTGAATGCGGCCATCAATGACGCGGCGGCCGACAAACTGGTCGCAGACCGATTGCGTCATGAGGGTGCTCAAGCGATCCGGGGGACACCGGACGACTTTGGTCAGGCCTTGGCAACAGAGCTGCAGATGTGGCAGGGCGTGGTCAAACAATCGGGCATGGCGTTGGACTGA
- a CDS encoding tripartite tricarboxylate transporter receptor family protein: MQQNQFPASPMRRRLLQGAGAGLACALTASVRAADAYPSRPVSIIVPYAPGGQGDVFARLLAERLGSELKQSFIVENRPGASGALGSRLVLRAPADGYTLLLGQTGEIAVNPYAMKSLGYDPLREFAPVILVGDSPLVLAVPDNSPYADLGALIAAARAKPDTVAYASSGTATPGHLAAAALALGTQTQMIHAPYKGAGQAMADLLGGHVGFFFSSASAAMPHIASGRLRALAVSARQRLAILPAVPTISETVVPDFQFSLWGGVFAPAHTPAAVIEQLNSKLNAILMEPAIKAKLEGDGAAVRPNTVQEFTAFVRSEADKYQNLVKSTGVQVD, from the coding sequence ATGCAGCAGAATCAATTTCCCGCCAGCCCCATGCGCCGCCGCCTGTTGCAAGGTGCGGGCGCCGGACTGGCATGCGCGCTGACCGCATCCGTGCGTGCCGCAGATGCCTACCCGTCACGACCGGTGAGCATTATCGTGCCCTACGCCCCAGGCGGGCAGGGCGATGTTTTTGCCCGGCTGCTGGCCGAGCGCCTGGGCAGTGAGCTCAAGCAGAGCTTCATCGTGGAAAACCGCCCTGGCGCCTCGGGCGCGCTGGGGTCGCGCCTGGTGTTGCGCGCGCCGGCAGACGGCTACACGCTGCTGTTGGGTCAAACCGGTGAGATAGCGGTCAACCCTTACGCCATGAAATCGCTGGGCTACGATCCGTTGCGCGAGTTCGCGCCGGTCATACTCGTGGGAGATTCTCCCTTGGTGCTGGCCGTGCCTGACAATTCGCCCTATGCCGATCTGGGTGCACTGATCGCTGCCGCGCGAGCCAAGCCGGATACCGTGGCCTATGCTTCCTCGGGCACAGCCACGCCAGGCCATCTGGCTGCGGCGGCCCTGGCACTGGGCACGCAGACACAGATGATCCATGCACCTTACAAAGGCGCGGGCCAAGCCATGGCGGACTTGCTCGGTGGCCACGTGGGCTTCTTCTTCTCGAGTGCATCGGCGGCGATGCCGCATATCGCTAGCGGTCGTCTGCGCGCGCTGGCCGTGTCGGCGCGGCAACGATTGGCCATATTGCCTGCGGTGCCCACCATTAGCGAGACCGTCGTACCGGATTTCCAGTTCAGTCTGTGGGGCGGCGTATTCGCGCCCGCGCATACACCCGCCGCGGTGATCGAACAGCTCAACAGTAAGCTCAACGCTATCCTTATGGAGCCTGCAATCAAGGCCAAACTGGAAGGCGACGGCGCGGCTGTGCGTCCGAACACGGTGCAGGAATTTACCGCCTTCGTGCGCAGCGAAGCCGACAAGTATCAGAACCTGGTGAAAAGCACCGGGGTCCAGGTCGATTAA
- a CDS encoding 3-isopropylmalate dehydrogenase produces the protein MKIVVLPGDGIGPETMAVAVDVLEAASRRFGLGLQFEHDIAGHESLKKHGATVTPALLDKVKVADGLMLGPMATYDFKDEARGEINPSMYFRKSLDLHQTSRARTSPIRSR, from the coding sequence ATGAAAATCGTTGTACTTCCCGGCGACGGTATCGGTCCCGAAACCATGGCGGTTGCCGTCGATGTGCTGGAGGCGGCGTCGCGCCGCTTTGGGCTGGGCCTGCAGTTTGAACACGATATTGCCGGCCATGAGAGCCTCAAGAAACATGGCGCCACGGTCACTCCCGCGCTGCTGGACAAGGTCAAGGTGGCAGACGGCCTGATGTTGGGCCCCATGGCCACCTATGATTTCAAGGATGAGGCGCGAGGAGAGATCAATCCTTCCATGTACTTTCGCAAGAGCCTCGATCTGCACCAGACATCGCGGGCCAGAACATCGCCAATCCGATCTCGTTGA
- a CDS encoding putative 3-isopropylmalate dehydrogenase, with product MILSGAMLLNWHGQKTGKPEFSQAAAAIEQTIANTISAGQCTRDVGARWVRVKRAQRSFPRCRRRDDVSRAAFACLRLPCPCGGAAG from the coding sequence TTGATTCTGTCCGGGGCGATGCTGCTCAATTGGCACGGCCAGAAGACTGGCAAGCCGGAGTTTTCGCAAGCCGCGGCGGCCATCGAACAGACGATTGCCAACACTATATCGGCCGGCCAATGCACACGCGATGTTGGGGCTCGCTGGGTACGCGTGAAGCGGGCGCAGCGTTCGTTTCCGCGCTGTCGCAGGCGTGACGATGTCAGCAGGGCTGCCTTTGCTTGCCTGCGATTGCCATGTCCATGTGGTGGGGCCGCAGGCTGA
- a CDS encoding amidohydrolase family protein produces MLDADVSDACLARMHETGVRGLRVNLESTGASDAAAVSRALAIWAARLAGQGWHIQVYASLDAIAQAAPTLARLAVPVVLDHFAMIPVQVPLQDARIQGVLRLVADGDAYIKLSASYRVAPDPDNDAQACRLAALARAIVACNPERALWASDWPHTNRQPGLLPTEVSAYRDVPAARLRAELHAWLADAVTREQVLVRNPARLYGFQ; encoded by the coding sequence TTGCTCGATGCGGATGTCAGCGATGCCTGTCTTGCGCGCATGCACGAGACAGGAGTTCGAGGCCTGCGAGTCAATCTCGAAAGCACCGGTGCCAGCGACGCGGCCGCTGTCAGCCGGGCGTTGGCGATCTGGGCCGCCCGTCTGGCCGGGCAGGGCTGGCATATCCAGGTCTATGCGTCATTGGATGCCATTGCCCAGGCAGCTCCCACACTGGCTCGCCTGGCCGTGCCGGTCGTTCTGGATCACTTCGCTATGATTCCCGTGCAGGTGCCGTTGCAGGATGCACGTATTCAAGGCGTGCTGCGGCTGGTGGCCGACGGGGATGCGTACATAAAGCTGTCGGCCTCCTACCGGGTGGCGCCGGATCCAGATAACGACGCGCAGGCCTGCCGCCTGGCAGCGCTGGCGCGGGCCATCGTGGCCTGCAATCCGGAGCGCGCACTGTGGGCAAGCGATTGGCCGCACACCAATCGCCAGCCGGGCCTGCTGCCGACTGAGGTGAGTGCCTACCGCGATGTGCCAGCGGCGCGTCTGCGTGCCGAACTGCATGCCTGGCTGGCAGATGCGGTGACGCGGGAGCAGGTATTGGTGCGCAATCCGGCTCGCCTTTACGGGTTTCAGTAG
- a CDS encoding putative cold shock protein A, which produces MKTEIGVVKWFNSEKGFGFIMPESGGKDLFAHFSEIVGSGYKSLEENQRVSFVEGMGPKGPCATKIEVI; this is translated from the coding sequence TTGAAAACAGAAATTGGCGTCGTAAAGTGGTTCAACAGCGAAAAGGGTTTTGGTTTCATCATGCCGGAATCCGGCGGTAAAGACCTCTTTGCGCATTTCTCGGAAATCGTTGGCAGCGGCTATAAGTCGCTCGAAGAGAATCAACGAGTTTCGTTCGTCGAGGGTATGGGTCCCAAAGGGCCATGCGCGACGAAGATTGAGGTGATCTGA
- a CDS encoding DNA/RNA non-specific endonuclease family protein, translating to MYAGQPLRSMTRTRKPASRTRRRSPAARPASRLYRFFRALFVSSIVSFGAATIALGPKFSMSPADPLGRLGWPHQTEVAALPGDTAEVVQTRFSDCPEFFPPGRMPAVPARSGLRELCFSSFAILHNGQTKTPVVVAERLNRAHVTQAQGLQRTDKFYAEARLPVGERAELTDYRGSGYSRGHMAPAGDMASAEGMAQSFSLANMVPQDQKHNAGAWSRIEQDTRKYALRAAGDVYVLTGPVYSAKPEHIGRGVAVPQTLFKVVYDATTHHAWVHWQDNNSATKAQAPISYAEFVERTGMQLLPSSAR from the coding sequence ATGTACGCCGGCCAGCCATTACGCAGCATGACTCGCACCAGAAAACCAGCTTCCAGAACCCGGCGCCGCTCCCCGGCGGCGCGACCCGCCAGCCGCCTTTATCGTTTTTTTCGGGCCCTGTTTGTTTCTTCTATTGTCAGTTTCGGCGCGGCGACCATTGCGCTGGGGCCGAAATTCTCCATGTCGCCGGCGGATCCGCTGGGGCGTCTGGGATGGCCCCATCAGACGGAAGTGGCGGCGCTGCCTGGAGATACCGCAGAGGTCGTTCAGACCAGGTTTAGCGACTGCCCAGAATTTTTCCCGCCGGGTCGAATGCCTGCCGTACCCGCGCGCAGCGGCTTGCGGGAATTGTGTTTTTCGTCATTTGCCATTTTGCATAATGGCCAGACCAAAACGCCGGTCGTCGTCGCCGAACGCTTGAATCGCGCTCATGTCACGCAGGCTCAGGGTCTGCAGCGCACGGACAAGTTCTACGCCGAGGCGCGTCTACCGGTTGGCGAGCGCGCGGAGCTGACGGATTATCGCGGTTCGGGATACTCCCGCGGACACATGGCACCGGCCGGCGACATGGCAAGCGCAGAAGGCATGGCGCAGAGTTTTTCCTTGGCCAACATGGTCCCGCAGGACCAGAAGCACAATGCGGGGGCCTGGAGTCGCATCGAGCAAGATACCCGCAAGTACGCGTTGCGCGCTGCGGGCGATGTCTATGTGCTTACCGGGCCGGTTTACTCCGCCAAGCCTGAACACATCGGTCGCGGCGTGGCCGTTCCCCAGACACTGTTCAAGGTGGTCTACGACGCGACCACGCACCACGCCTGGGTGCACTGGCAGGACAACAATTCGGCCACCAAGGCGCAGGCGCCCATCAGCTATGCGGAGTTCGTCGAGCGCACGGGCATGCAGTTGTTACCGTCCAGCGCCCGATAA
- a CDS encoding BCCT transporter family protein (overlaps another CDS with the same product name) yields MIACGLATLSAASGLDKGVRYLSEANMVLAVLLLLFVLFTGPTVFLLQAFVENVGVYLSGIVARTFNLYAYDQTDWIGGWTLFYWGWWIAWSPFVGVFIARISRGRSIRQFLGGMLLVPTGFTFFWMTVFGDSAIFHILTGGMSDFGQAIRADSTLALFVFLEQFPWATVMSFFCVVMVLIFFVTSADTGALVVDMLASGVDNAPVWQRVFWSILMGALAIALLLADGLKALQTATVASALPFSIVILISIYGLLKALKLDSAKRQLRYRSTSRGAVRPQSETWQRRIRNMVMMPRRAHVQRFIADVARPAMENVAEELSKEGYACRVEEGDDGSVALHVAHHGQYLDFSYSVMPIAEIRPSLTPEDARDEEERRYFRAEVHLGEGGQDYDIMGWSRSEVIGDILDQYERHRHYLHVVS; encoded by the coding sequence GTGATTGCCTGCGGCCTGGCCACGCTTTCGGCAGCCAGCGGGCTGGACAAGGGCGTGCGCTACCTGTCAGAAGCCAATATGGTTCTGGCAGTGCTGCTGCTTCTGTTCGTGCTCTTTACCGGACCCACGGTTTTTCTGTTGCAAGCCTTTGTCGAAAACGTCGGCGTCTACCTTTCGGGTATCGTGGCCCGCACCTTCAACCTCTATGCCTATGACCAAACGGACTGGATCGGGGGATGGACGCTTTTTTACTGGGGTTGGTGGATCGCCTGGTCGCCTTTCGTGGGCGTGTTCATCGCACGCATCTCGCGCGGGCGCAGTATCCGCCAGTTCCTCGGTGGCATGCTGCTGGTGCCCACCGGCTTCACGTTCTTCTGGATGACGGTGTTTGGCGACTCCGCCATCTTCCACATCCTCACAGGGGGGATGTCTGACTTCGGTCAGGCCATACGTGCCGACAGCACGCTGGCATTGTTCGTATTTCTTGAACAGTTCCCATGGGCCACCGTGATGTCTTTCTTCTGCGTGGTGATGGTGTTGATCTTCTTCGTCACCTCAGCGGACACGGGCGCCTTGGTCGTAGACATGCTGGCCTCGGGCGTGGACAACGCGCCGGTCTGGCAGCGTGTCTTCTGGTCTATTCTGATGGGCGCCTTGGCCATTGCGCTATTGCTGGCCGATGGCCTGAAAGCGTTGCAGACGGCTACCGTGGCCAGCGCCCTGCCCTTCTCGATCGTCATTCTGATTTCCATCTATGGTCTGCTCAAGGCGCTGAAGCTCGACAGCGCCAAGCGCCAGCTGCGTTATCGCAGCACCAGCCGTGGAGCGGTACGCCCGCAATCCGAGACCTGGCAGCGGCGAATCCGCAACATGGTCATGATGCCGCGCCGCGCGCATGTGCAGCGCTTCATCGCCGATGTTGCCCGTCCCGCCATGGAAAACGTGGCCGAGGAGCTCTCCAAGGAAGGCTATGCCTGCCGGGTTGAAGAAGGCGACGATGGCAGCGTGGCCCTGCACGTCGCCCACCATGGGCAGTACCTGGACTTCAGCTACAGCGTCATGCCGATAGCCGAGATACGCCCCAGCCTCACTCCGGAAGACGCCCGCGACGAAGAAGAGCGCCGCTACTTCCGCGCCGAGGTCCATCTGGGCGAAGGGGGGCAGGACTACGACATCATGGGCTGGAGCCGCTCCGAAGTCATCGGCGACATCCTGGACCAGTATGAACGTCACCGCCATTACCTGCATGTGGTGAGCTGA